From the genome of Streptomyces sp. NBC_00523:
AGCAAAGGAGCCGTTCACCGTGCACATCTCCCGCAGAGCAGTCGCCGCTGCCGCCGTCCTCGCCACCGTCCTGCCGCTGAGCGCCTGCGGCGGGGGATCCGGCTCGGACTCGTCCGACGCCTCGGGCAAGGTCGAAGGGAAGATCACCTTCCAGACCTGGAACCTCCAGGCGAACTTCAAGGACTACTTCAACGGCGTGATCGCGGACTTCGAGAAGAAGTACCCGGGCACCGAAGTCAAGTGGGTCGACCGCCCCGGCGAGGGCTACGCGGACAAGATCAGCGCGGACGCGGCCGGCGGCACCCTGCCCGACGTCGTCAACGTCTCGCCGGACCTGGTGGCTCCGCTGGCCAAGGCCGGTCTCGCCCTCGACCTCGACAAGGCCGCGCCGAAGTACCGCAAGGAGTACCTGGACGGCGCCTGGAAGAGCCACCAGATACCCGGCACGGAGGGCACGTACGCCTTCCCCTGGTACCTCAACACCGGGCCGATGTTCTACAACAAGCGGCTGTTCAAGGACGCCGGACTCGACCCGCAGAAGCCGCCGACCACGTACGACGAGGTCTTCGCGGACGGTCTGAAGCTGGCGGAGAAGAGTCACGGCAAGGTCGCCACCCTCGCCAACGTCCCCACCATCGAGGACTTCGGCCGGTACGGCGGGCAGCTGATGAACAAGGAGGGCACGGGCTTCGCCTTCAACGACGCGAAGGGCGTCGAACTGCTCACGCACTACAAGGAGTTGTACGACGCCAAGGCGCTCGACCCGCAGGCGCTGACCGCGACGCCGGAGTCCTCGGGCCACAAGTTCCTCACCGAGTCCGTGGCGATGAATCCGGGCAGCGCGCTGGACCTGGCCAACTTCAAGAAGCAGGCCCCGAGCCTCTACAAGAGCATCGGGATCACCGACCAGGTCAGCAGTACCGGCAAGGCCAACATGTACGTCATGGGCGTCATGGTGAACGCGCAGTCCAAGCGCAAGCCCGCCGCCGTGGCCTTCGCCCACTACGTGACCGACGCGACCCGGCAGATGGAGTTCGCCAAGCAGGTCGCCATCTTCCCGAGCACCGCCGGCTCGCTCGACGACCCGTACTTCACCAAGGAGGACGGGACGGACGAGACCCGCGTCCGCGTCGCCGCCGCGAAGTCCCTGAAGACGGCCGTCAACTACACCCCGGTGCTGTTCAGCGAGCAGATGAAGACCGAGCTGCGCAACCAGATCGCCAAGGCGCTGCAAGGGAAGCAGAGCCCCAAGGAAGCCCTTGACAACGCTGTCAAGGCGTGTGACCGGCTGTTGCAGCAGAGCTGAGCCCTCCCGTGAAATCCCCCTCCCCCACCGCCGCGGCGGGCCGGCCCACCAGCCGGATCCGCCGCCATCTGCCCCTCAGCCCCTGGCTGTTCGCGGCGCCCGGTCTGATCGTGGTCGGCGCCTTCAGCCTCTACCCGTTCTTCAGCACGCTGGTGAACTCCTTCACCGACCGGCGGACGCTGGTCCCCGGCTCGTTCGTCGGCCTGGCGAACTTCCGGGAGCTGCTGCACGACGAGATGTTCTGGACCGGCCTGCGCAACAGCGTGCTGTACGTCGTCGGCGTGGTCCCCGCGCTCGTCATCCTGCCGCTGCTGCTGGCGATGCTCGTCCAGCGGCACATCCCCGGCATCACCTTCTTCCGGTCGGCGTTCTACACCCCGGTCGTCGCGTCCATCGTGGTCGTCGGCCTGATCTGGGTGTGGATGCTGGACGACCGCGGGCTGATCAACGCGGTCCTGGAAGCCGTCGGCATCGGCAAGGTCGGCTTCCTCAGCGACCAGTGGCTGCTGCTGGGCAGCGCGATGACGGTCACGGTCTGGAAGGGCCTCGGCTACTACATGATCATCTACCTGGCCGCCCTCGCGAACGTACCGAGGGAGCTGCACGAGGCCGCGTCCGTGGACGGTGCCGGTGTCGTACGCCGCTTCTTCACGGTCACCGTGCCCGCCATCCGGTCCACGATGGTGCTGGTCGCGGCCCTCTCCTCGGTCTCCGCCTTCAAGGTGTTCTCCGAGGTCTACCTGATGGCCGGCCCCTCCGGCGGCCCCGCGGGCGAGGACACCACCCTGGTGATGCTCGTCCAGCGGGTCGGCACCGGGCTGAGCGGGCGGGTCGGTTACGCCTCCGCCATCTCGGTCGTCATCTTCGTCGTCACCGTCGGCCTGATGCTGCTGGTGCTCCGCGCCGACCGCAAGGAGGACGCGTGAGCTTCCTGAAGACCACCGACGCCGAGGGCCGGCGGGTCCCCGTCTGGCAGCTCGTGCTGCGGTACGTGCTGCTGCTGGCGGTCCTGGCCCTGACCGTCGGGCCGTTCCTGTGGCAGCTGTCCACCTCGCTGAAGGGCCCGAACGAGGACATCTTCAGCTCCCCGCCGAAGTTCTTCCCGAGCGATCCGACCCTGGACAACTACAGCCGGGTCGCCGACACGATCCCTGTCTGGGACTACGCGCTGAACTCGCTCAAGGTCGCCTCCGCCAACGTGGTCACCAACTGCGTCGGCTCGGCGCTCGCGGGGTACGCCCTGGCGAGGCTCCGCTACCGGGGGCGCAGGGCCGCGACGCTGGCGTTCATCCTCGCCATGCTCGTACCCGTGGAGGGCATCATCATCGCCCAGTTCACCACCATGCGTGACCTGGGGCTGAACAACACCCTGATCGGTGTGCTGCTGCCGGGGTCGGTCGGCGCGATGAACGTCCTCCTGATGCGGAACGCGTTCCTGAACCTCCCCGTGGAGATCGAGGAGGCGGCGTTCGTGGACGGTGCCAACGTCTGGCAGCGCTTCCTGCGGATCGCGCTGCCCTCCGTCAAGGGCACCCTCGCCGTCGTCGCGATCTTCGCCTTCATGGGCTCGTGGGACGACTTCCTGTGGCCGCTGATCGTCCTCAGCGACCCGGAGAACTTCACCCTGACCATCGGTCTGAACTACCTGCACGGCACCTTCGCCAACGACGAACGGCTCGTCGCGGCGGGCACGATCATCGCCGTGCTGCCGCTCATCATCCTCTTCGCGGGGCTGCAGCGCTTCTTCTTCCGGGGCGTCGGCGAAGGCGCCGTCAAGGGCTGAGCCGGACCGCCCCCTCGCACCACTAGAACCAGGACTCCTGTTCCGTATGAGCACCTCCCCCGTGCGTTTCGGCGCCAACTACACGCCCAGCCAGGGCTGGTTCCACCACTGGCTGGACTTCGACCTCGACGCCGTACGCGCCGACCTGGACTCGATCGCCGGCCTCGGCCTCGACCACATCCGGGTCTTCCCGCTCTGGCCGCTCTTCCAGCCCAACCGCGCCCTGATCCGCCCGCGCGCCGTCGAGCAGCTCGTGCAGCTCGCCGACGCCGCCGCCGAACGCGGCCTCGACGTCAACGTGGACGGGCTCCAGGGCCACCTGTCGAGCTTCGACTTCCTGCCCGCCTGGACCGGTACGTGGCACCGGCGCAACCTCTTCACCGACCCGGACGTCCTCGCCGGGCAGGCCGAGTACCTGCGCACCCTGGCCGCCGCCCTCGCCGACCGGCCGCATTTCATCGGGATGACCCTGGGCAACGAGATCAACCAGTTCTCCGGCGACCCGCACCCCGACCCCGACCGCATCACGCCCGCGCAGGCGGACGCCTGGCTGACCCGGATGCTGGCGGCCTGCGAGGAGGGGGCGCCGGGCAAGCTCCACCTGCACGCGGAGTACGACGCCGCCTGGTACCAGGACGACCACGCCTTCACCCCGGCGCAGGCCGCACGCAGGGGCGCCGTCACCGCCGTGCACTCCTGGGTCTTCAACGGCACCGCCCAGCGCCACGGCCGTACCGGCACCGCCACCGAGCACCACGCCGCCTACCTCATCGAACTCTCCAAGGCGTGGGCGCTCGACCCGCACCGGCCGGTCTGGCTCCAGGAGGTCGGCGCTCCTGCCCCGCTGATCCCCGCCGAGCACGCCGCCGCGTTCACCGAGGCGACCGTGGCCAACGCCCTGGACTGCGAGGACGTGTGGGGCGTCACCTGGTGGTGCTCCCACGACGTGTCGCGCTCGCTGGCCGACTTCCCGGAGCTGGAGTACAGCCTCGGGCTGCTGACCAACGACCGCCGGGTCAAGCCGGCCGGCCGGACCATCGCCCGCATTGTCCAGGAGCAGCGCGGCCGCGCCCACCGCCCCGCGCCCCGGACCACGGCGCTCGTCGTGGACACCGGGGACGACGAGACCGCGCCCCGCCGCTCCGTCTGCGCCCCCGGCGGCGCGGTCTTCGAGGCGTTCGCCCGGCTCACCGCCGAGGGCGTCCGCCCCACCACCGTCCTCGCGAGCAGGGCCGCCGACCAGGACCACCTGGCCGCCCGTGGCATCACGAAGGTCGTCACGCCCGAAGAGGTCAGCTGACCTCGCGTCACCCCGCACCGCACCGGAATCGAACCCGCACGATACGGAGCACACCATGACCCAGTCCCCGCGACGCCCGTCCGCACCCAGCCGCCGCACCGTGGTCCTCGCCGGAGCCGGAACCGCCGCCGCTCTGCTCACTCCCGGCCCGGCCACGACCGCCCACGCCGCCGCACCTGCCGCGGCGCAGCCCTGCGCCTCGTACTGGTTCCCCGACTCGCTGCCCGCCGGCACGCCCGGCGACGGCATCACCTGGCGGAGCCTGAAGGCCTGGCGCCCGGAGACCGACCCGGACCTGCCGTTCAACACCGCGTCCGTACCGCTCGCCGAGCGCTTCACCCCGGTCCCGGCCAACGCCACGGCCCGGACCGACCAGGCGCGGATCACCTCGCTGGTGGCGTTCGGGAACACCGCGGGCAACCCGTCACAGGGCTCGGCCACCGCCGACTACTACGCGTTGAACCACTGGGCGTACATAGATGAGCTGGTCTTCTGGGGCGGCTCGGCGGGCGAGGGCCTGATCCTCGCGCCGAACGCCCCGGTCGTGGACGCGGCCCATCGCCACGGCGTGCCCGTCCTCGGGACCGTGTTCCTGCCGCCCGTGCACCACGGCGGCGACCTCCGGTGGACCCGCGACCTCGTGCAGCGCGACGCGGCCGGGCGCTTCCCGCTGGCCGCCAAGCTGGTGGAGGCGGCCGTCGCGCACGGCTTCGACGGCTGGTTCCTCAACGCCGAGACCGAGGGCGGGGACGCCGCGCTCGGCGCCGAGATGCTGGCCTTCGTCACCGAGCTCCGGGCGCGCAGCGACGCGGCGGGGCTGCGCATCACCTGGTACGACGCGATGACGGTGAAGGGCGAGGTCGGCTGGCAGGGCGCGCTCAACTCCGAGAACACCGCGCTGTTCCGGGAGGCGGACTCGATGTTCGTGGACTTCCGCTGGACGCCCGCGTCGCTCACCTCCTCCGCGGCGAACGCCGAGGCCGCCGGACGCAGCCGGTACGCCCTCTGGGCGGGTGTCGATGTCGAGTCGACCGGCTGGAACGCCTCCGTCGACTGGGACGCGATCATTCCGGCCGACCGGCCGCACACGGTCGGCTACGGCTTCTACCGGCCGGAGTGGACCCGCAGCCATCTTCCGGATGACCGTACGCCCGCTCAGTTCCACGCCGCCGACCAGCGGTTCTGGACCGGGCGGTCCCTGGACCCGGCCCGGCCGGACGGTACGGACAGCTGGCGCGCGCCCGCGACGGCGGTGGCCGACCGCTCGACGGTGAACCGGCTGCCGTTCGCCACCACCTTCAACACCGGCCACGGCCTGCGCTGGTACGAGAACGGCCGGGTCGCCTCGGACGCCGAGTGGAACCACCTCGGGGTCCAGGACCGGCTGCCGGGCCGCCGCTGGGTCGTCCGCACCGAGGGCCGGCTCCCGTCCGTGGGCTTCGACTTCGAGGACGCCTGGCGCGGGGGCAGCAGCCTCCTGGTCGCCGGGGAGTTCGACGCCCCGGTCACCGTCGACCTCCACCGCACCCGGCTGCCGCTGTCCCGGCGCACGGTCGTGGAGCTGACCCACCGCACCGACGCGGGCTCGGGCCCGGTCACCGTCGAGCTGGCCGTCGCCCTGCACGAGCCGGACCGGCCGGGCGAGCCGGTGGCGTACACCTACGTACCGGCGGGCGAACTCCGGGCGGGCGGCGGCGGATGGACCACTTCCACGCTGCGGCTGAACTCCCTCTCCGGTAGGGCCGGTACGGTCCACGCGCTCGGGGTGCGCCTCACCGCGTCCGGTCCGGTGCGCTGGCGGCTCGGCGCCGTGGCCGTACGGGACCGGGCCGAGACGCCCGCCGCGCCGACCGGACTGCGGGTCACCGGAGCGTCCCGGGGCACCGACGGCACGGACCTCCGGCTGCGCTGGCACCGCTCCCCCGGTACCCCGCGCCACTACGAGCTGCACCGCGTGCTGTCCGACGGCACCCGGCGCTTCCTGGGCGCCACCGCCTCCACCGCGTTCTTCGTGCCCGGCCTGCGCCGGGAACCGGGCGAGAAAGCCGCTCGTTTCCAGGTCAGGGCAGTTGGCGAGCTGTACACGACCTCCGGCAGCGCCTCCACCGCGCACCGCTGGTAACCCCCCACCCGACCCACCCACTCACAACGGAGTCCCCCTCATGCACGACGACCGCAGCCTGGTCGAAGCCCGCCTCAAGCGCGTCCTGGACGAGCGCATCCGGCCCGCCGTATACCGGGAGTCCGTCCCGCTGAACGTCGCCGTCTGGAACGCGCCGGGCGAGCCCGTCCCCGTCGCCGAGGGCCTGGCCGGGCCCACCGAGCCGATCGCGGTCGGCGACCGGTGGGGTGCTCCGTGGGGCACCTCCTGGTTCAAGGTCTCCGGCACGGTGCCGGAGGCGTGGGCGGGCCGGACCGTGGAGGCGCTGCTCGACCTCGGCTTCGACGAGAACATGCCGGGCTTCCAGTGCGAGGGCCTGGTCTACCGCCCCGACGGCACCCCGGTGAAGGGCCTCAACCCGCGCAACCAGTGGGTGCGGGTGGGCGCCCCGGTGGCGGGCGGCGAGGAGGTGCTGCTGCACATCGAGGCGGCGTCCAACCCGGTGATCCTCGACTACCACCCCTTCCTGCCCACGCAGCTGGGTGACAAGGAGACCGCCGGCAGCGAGCCGCAGTACACGCTGGCCCGGATGGACCTCGCCGTCTTCGACGAGGACGTGTGGAACCTGGTCCAGGACCTGGAGGTGCTGGGCGAGCTGATGCAGGAGCTGCCCGTGGAGGGCGCCCGCCGCTGGGACCTCCTGCGTGCCGTCGGCCGGGCGCTGGACGCGGTCGACCTCCAGGACGTGGGCGGGACGGCGGCCGCCGCCCGCGCGGAGCTGGCCGACGTCCTCGCGACGCCCGCCGTGCCCTCCGCCCACCGCATCAGCGCGGTCGGCCACGCGCACATCGACTCCGCCTGGCTGTGGCCGCTGCGCGAGACGGTCCGCAAGGTGGCCCGTACGACGTCGAACATGACCGCGCTCCTGGAGGACGAGCCGGACTTCGTGTTCGCGATGTCGCAGGCCCAGCAGTTCGCCTGGATCAAGGAGCACCGCCCCGAGGTCTACGCGAAGGTCAAGGCCGCCGTCGCGGAGGGCCGGTTCGTGCCGTCCGGCGGCATGTGGGTGGAGTCCGACACCAACATGCCGGGCTCCGAGGCGATGGCCCGGCAGTTCGTGCACGGCAAGCGGTTCTTCCTCGATGAATTCGGCATCGAGAACGACGAGGCGTGGTTGCCCGACACCTTCGGATTCGCGGCCGGGCTGCCCCAGATCATCAAGGCCGCGGGCTCCAAGTGGCTGCTGACGCAGAAGATCTCGTGGAGCCAGACCAACAAGTTCCCGCACCACACGTTCAACTGGGAGGGCATCGACGGCACCCGGATCTTCACGCACTTCCCGCCGGTCGACACGTACAACTGCTCGATGAAGGGCAGCGAGATCGCCCACGCGGCGACGAACTTCAAGGACAAGGGGGTGGCCCAGCACTCCCTCGCACCCACCGGCTGGGGCGACGGGGGCGGCGGCACCACCCGCGAGATGATCGCCAAGGCGGCCCGGCTGAGCAGCCTGGAGGGCTCCGCGACGGTCAGCTGGGAGACGCCCGCGGACTTCTTCACGAAGGCCGAGGCCGAGTACCCGAACGCGCCGGTGTGGGTCGGCGAGCTCTACCTGGAGCTGCACCGCGCCACGCTCACCAGCCAGGCGAAGACGAAGCAGGGCAACCGCCGCAGCGAGCACCTGCTCCGCGAGGCCGAACTCTGGGCCGCCACCGCCGCCGTGCGAACCGGCTTCACGTACCCGTACGAGCAGCTGGACCGGATCTGGAAGACGGTGCTGCTGCACCAGTTCCACGACATCCTGCCGGGCTCCTCGATCGCCTGGGTGCACCGCGAGGCCGAGAAGACGTACGCGGCCGTCGCCGAGGAGCTGACCGGCGTCATCGACGCCGCGCAGCGCGCGCTCGCCGGTGACCCGGCGGGCGGACGCGCCCTCGTGTTCAACGCCGCGCCGCACGCCCGCGGCGGCGTCCCCTCCGGAGCGGCGGCCACCGCCGCGACGGCCGAGAGCACCCGGTCCACTCCGCGCGAGGGCGGCGGCCATGTGCTCGACAACGGCCTGCTCCGGGTGGAGATCGACGGCCGGGGCCTCGTCGTCTCGGCGTACGACATCGCCGCGGACCGCGAGACCGTGGCGCCGGACGCGGCCGCGAACCTGCTCCAGATCCACCCCGACTTCCCGAACATGTGGGACGCGTGGGACGTCGACGCGTTCTACCGCAACACGGTCACGGACCTGACGGACGTCGACGAACTGACCCCGGTGACGGACGGTGTGCGGATCGTCCGCAGCTTCGGGGCATCGAAGGTGACCCAGCTGCTCACGCTGGAGCCGGGAGCCAAGCGGCTCGACATCGACACGGAGGTCGACTGGCACGAGACGGAGAAGTTCCTGAAGGCCGCGTTCCCGCTGGACGTGCACGCCGAGCGGTACGCCTCCGAAACGCAGTTCGGGCACTTCTACCGGCCCACCCACACGAACACCAGCTGGGAGGCGGCCAAGTTCGAGGCGTGCAACCACCGCTTCGTCCACCTGGAGGAGCCGGGCTGGGGCGTCGCGCTCGTCAACGACTCGACGTACGGCCACGACGTCACGCGCACCGTCCGGGACGCGGACGCGGGGACGACCACCACCGTGCGGGTCTCGCTGCTGCGCGCGCCGCGCTTCCCCGACCCGGAGACCGACCAGGGCGTGCACCGCTTCCGGCACGCGCTGGTGCCCGGAGCGGCGATCGGTGACGCGGTCCGCGAGGGGTTCCGCGTGAACCTGCCGGAGCGCCGGGTCACCGGTGAGCGCGAGGTGGCCCCGCTGGTGGGTGTCGACAACGACGCGGTCGTGGTCAGCGCGGTCAAGCTGGCGGACGACGGGAGCGGCGACGTCGTCGTGCGGCTCTACGAGTCGACGGGCGGCCGCGCGAAGGTGAGCCTGGCCACCGGCTTCCGGGCCGCGGGCGTCGTGGCGACCGACCTGCTGGAGCGGCCGCTGACCGATGCCCCGGTGCCCGAGAGGGACGGCGAGGGCGTGCGGTTGTCGCTGCGCCCGTTCGAGCTGGTGACGCTGCGTTTGACGCGCGGCTGACGCCGGGACGCGTGGGCTGCCGCCCCGGTGCCGCGGGCATCGGGGCGGCGGCGTTCTGGCCCGCGCCCGTGCGCCCTCCGGGATGCCTCGGTGAGGATCCTTGTCAATATCCAGAATCCTGTTTACTGTTCCCTTTGTGAACGCCTTCGATGAGCGCTTCCTTACGCGCAACGGACTGGCCGCCCGCCAGCTCGCGGTCCTGCTGCTCAACCATGAGCCGGACACGCGGCTGCCCCGGGTGCGGGACTACGCGGAGGAGCTGGGCTGCGGAAACGGCACGGTCCAGGCGGCCCTGCAGCTGCTGGAGGAGTCCGGCGCCATCAGGACGACCGCGCGGGGGCACCTCGGCACCTTCCTCGCCCACTCGGACCGCTCCATACTCTGGCGGCTCTCCGGGCTCGGGACGCTGCTGGCCGCGATGCCCCTGCCGTACTCCCGCCGGTACGAGGGCCTGGCCACCGGACTGCGCGGCGCCTTCGAGAAGGCGGGCGCACCCTTCGCGATCACGTTCATGCGGGGCGCCGGTGCCCGTACCGCCGCCCTGCTCGAAGGCAAGGTCGACCTCGTCGTCCTGTCCCGCTTCGCCGCCGACGAGCTGATCGCCGAGCATCCGGTGGAACTGGTGGCGGACCTGGGGCCGGCCACCTACGTCGGCGCGCACGGCATGCTCCTGCGCCACGGCGTGGACCTGGACACCCCGGGCCTGCGGGTCGCGGTCGACCACGCGTCGGAGGACCTGCGCATGCTGGTCGACCGGGTCTTCGCCGGGCGCCGGGACGTCGAGCTGCTGGAGGCCTCGTACATGCAGCTGCCCGACCTCTTCGCCCGCGCCGAGGTTGACGCCACCGTCTGGAACCTGGACGAGGTGCAGGACCGGCTCGGGTTCGGCGTCGACGTGCTGCCGCTGGGCGACGAGGTCACCCGCGAGCTGTCGCTGCGCAACTCGAGCGCGGCGATCATCGGGCGGACCGACGGGACCAAGGCCCTGACCGCCGTCCGGGACTCCCTGGATCTCCCCCTGATCACCTCGCTCCAGCGCGAGGTACTGGAGGGCACACGCCTGCCCTCGTACTGAGCCCCGGGCCGGATCGGGCCGAAGGTCCTGCCCGTGACGGGACCTTCGGCCTCACCAAAATACAAAATCCTGGTTACTGTCGATTTTAGGAGGACCGCCATGGACGACCAGCTGGCCCTGCGGCTTCAGCTCTTCCGCGAAGGCGGACAGATCAAGCCCGAGGTGGCCGACTTCGTCACGGCCGAGCTCGCCGCCCTGGAGGCGGAGGGCAACACCGTGACCGAGGCGACCGCGGGCATGCTCACCAGCCACCTGATGATGGCGCTCACCCGGCTGCTGAACGGCGAGGCCATCGAGCAGTTCCTCACCGACGACCAGGTCGCCGCCGAACTGGCCGGGCACCCCGAGGCCGTCGGCCGCGCCCGTGCCGTCGCCGAGCGCGCCCGGCACGAGCTCGGGGCCGCCCTCCCGGAGTCCGAGGTGAACTTCCTCGGCATGCACCTCGCGGTGCTGGCGCAGCAGACACCCGCCGCCCCCTCCTCCTGAACCACCCCGTCCCCACCCTCTGGAAAGAAGCAGGACATGACGAAGATCCTCGCCGGCGGCGTCGGCAAGACCGAGGTCACCCAGACCATCAAGCAGCTCGGCATCGAGGGCCTGGAGGTCACCGCCTCCAGCGACATGGACGCCGCGATGAAGCTGCGCGTCGCCCAGGCCGACTACTACCTGGGCACCTGTCACACGGGCGCCGGTGCCTCGCTCGGCGTCCTCGTCGGCCTGATGGGCAGCGCCGTCTGCCACACCTTCGGCCGCAACGTCCCCACCGTGGAGCAGATCACCGCCCTGCTGGACGAGGGCAAGAAGGTCTTCGGCTTCTCGATGGACCAGATCGACACCATCGCTCCCCTCATGGCGCGCGCCATCGCCGCCCGCGGCTGACCCCAGCCACCCCACTCTGAATCACCCCGGGCACGAAGGAGTGACCCCGTGAGTACGACACTCGCAGCCGGTACGAGCCTCGACTTCTCGCTGGCCCAGCAACTGACCGTCATAGCCCTCTGTGCGCTGACCGCGTACATCTCCCACATGGCGCTGGCCGTCTTCAACGACGGCGTACGCCCGTTCCTCCTGGACTTCATCCAGGGGCGCACCACGCGCAGCGCGACGACGGCGGTCTCGTTCGGCCTCTCGGCCGGGTTCATCTTCGGGCTCGGCGCCCCGATGGCCCTGTCCACCGGTGTGCTGAACCCGTGGCTCCTCTTCCTGCCCACCGACATCCTCGGCATGCTGTCGCCGAAGAAGTGGCTCGCGCCGATCCTCGGCGGCGCCTGGGGCGCGGTCGTCGTCTTCGGGCTCAACGGCGCCAACAACGTGGCCCATGACCTGCCGGTCGACTTCATCACCGCCATGCAGCAGATGTCGACCCCGATCCTCTTCCTCTTCACGCTGTTCCCGGTGCTGGCCATCACCAAGCAGTTCGGCCGCAAGTGGGGCGGCATCGCAGGGGTCCTGGAGTTCGCCCTGGTCGTCATGACCATGAAGCTGTGGCCCAACATGTTCGCCGGCGCGCTGGCGATGGCCGTCGGTGTGCTGATGCTCATCGGTCTCGCCGTCGCCAAGGACCTCGCCCAGCGCAAGGCGGACAGGGCCGCGGGCGTGAGCGAACCCGTCATCGAGGGTGACGACCCGATGGCCTCCCTCTTCAGCGCCAGCGCGGCCCGGCTGCGCCGGTACCTGCCCCTGTTCATGGTGCTGGGCGCCGGGGTCTGTGTGCTCGCCCAGATGCACATATTCGGCGGCGGCGAGGCGACCAGCTTCCTGATCGCGAAGGGGCAGTACTCGGAGGCGGCTCAGGTCGACTTCTACCGCGTCTTCGGTTTCATCCCGCTGATCGCGACCACCGCGCTGGCCTCCGGCGCGTACGGCATCGCGGGCTTCACCCTCGTGTACCCCATCGGGTACCTGATGCCGAACCCGTTCCTCGCCGCGATCGTCGGCGCCCTGGTCTTCGCGGCCGAGGTGCTGGCCCTGTCCTACATCGGCAAGCTCCTCGGGCGGCTGCCCAGCGTCCGCGACTCCTCGGAGCACCTGCGCAGCGCGATCAGCGAGACGCTGCAGCTGGCGATCCTCTTCGGTTCGCTGATGGCGGCCAACGCCATGGGCGGCGGCCTGGGCATCCTCGTCGTCGGCGGGCTCTACCTGCTGAACGAGGCGATGGGCCGGCCGGTCGTCCGGATGGCCGCGGCACCGGCCGCGGTGATCGTCGGCGGCATCCTCCTCAACCTCCTGTACTGGATGGACCTGTTCACGCCGATCAAGGGATAGCCCCACGCCCCTGATCACGCAGGCCGACCCAAGAAGGACCCCCCACGATGAACAGCCCCGCCCCCGTGCTGCGTACCGTTCTCGGAGACATCGCCCCCGATGCGGTACGCGGCCCCGCCCTGGCCCATGAACACCTCGTCCTCGACCTCGACCACCGGGGTGACGGCGGCGCCGTGCTCGCCGCCGGCCGGCACGCCGCCGCCGTCACCGCCGAACTGGCCGCACTCCGCGAGGAGTACGGACTCGCCCTGGTCATCGAGCTGACCTGTCGCGGCATGGGCCGCGACGTGCGCACCCTGGCCCGGATCTCCCGGGACGCCCGGGTCGCCGTCGTCGCCGCGACCGGCTGGTACTACGAGCCGTTCCACACCCCCGAGATCGACCGCGGCGGCCTCGGGGACCTCACCGCCACCCTCGTCCGCGAGATCGAGGACGGCATCGGCACCACCGGCATCCGCCCCGGCGTCCTCGGCGAGATCGGCAGCCACGGGGACGTCCCGACGCCGCCCGAGAGCAAGGTGCTCCGTGCTTCGGCGCGGGCCGCCCTCGCCACCGGGCTCTCCGTCGCCACCCACGCCCAGCTCGGCCGCGGCGGCCTCGCCCAGCTGGAACTGCTCACCGGCGAGGGGCTGCCTCCGCACCGGATCT
Proteins encoded in this window:
- a CDS encoding phosphotriesterase family protein, whose amino-acid sequence is MNSPAPVLRTVLGDIAPDAVRGPALAHEHLVLDLDHRGDGGAVLAAGRHAAAVTAELAALREEYGLALVIELTCRGMGRDVRTLARISRDARVAVVAATGWYYEPFHTPEIDRGGLGDLTATLVREIEDGIGTTGIRPGVLGEIGSHGDVPTPPESKVLRASARAALATGLSVATHAQLGRGGLAQLELLTGEGLPPHRISIGHQDLLDDPAVHRELAASGAYVAFDTVGKDGYQSDDTRLRLLLALLEAGHADRVLLSCDVSRHGYLTSEGGQGYGHLFGSFLPEARAAGVDDDLIDLLTRRNPLRFLSGVNVEES